From the genome of Impatiens glandulifera chromosome 9, dImpGla2.1, whole genome shotgun sequence, one region includes:
- the LOC124914561 gene encoding cytochrome P450 710A11-like: MEPSSIWATLTQFLPHLLSFLAVIVVLEQILYIKKKGSIPGPPLVIPFLGNAISLVRYPTRFWDVQADLAKTSHLGISANYLIGKFIVFVRDSDLSHKVFANVRPDAFHLVGHPFGKKLFGEHNLIYMFGQEHKDLRGRIAPNFTPKALATYTSIQHNIIHNHLLRWLELSESTPTGSPISLRLLCRDMNLETSQTVFVGPYLKPEMKERFNKDYNLFNVGVMALPIDLPGFAFQEARYGVKRLVETLAVCAENSQDTMRKGIEPMCLMDYWMQETNREMEEAKAAGIPPPANSSSLEIGGYIFDFLFAAQDASTSSLLWAVTLLDSHPDVLEKVRREVTSIWKSETDGPITTEKLKEMKYTEAVAREVLRIKAPATLVPHIAGEDFQLTENYRIPKGAIVFPSVYESSFQGFVEPHRFDPERFMEERQEDRLYKKNFLVFGAGAHQCVGQRYAIRHLVLFIAMFTSMVDFKRHRTDGCDELVYVPTICPKDDCKVFLSKRR; the protein is encoded by the coding sequence ATGGAGCCATCATCAATCTGGGCCACACTCACTCAATTCCTCCCCCACCTACTCTCCTTCCTCGCCGTCATTGTTGTTCTCGAGCAGATCTTGTACATCAAGAAAAAAGGATCCATTCCAGGGCCACCGCTCGTCATTCCATTTCTCGGTAACGCCATTTCTCTAGTCAGATATCCCACTAGATTCTGGGATGTACAAGCCGACTTAGCCAAAACATCTCATCTCGGCATCTCCGCAAATTACCTAATCGGAAAATTCATCGTCTTCGTCCGCGACTCTGACCTATCTCACAAGGTCTTCGCCAATGTCCGTCCAGATGCATTCCATCTCGTAGGTCATCCTTTCGGTAAAAAGCTATTCGGTGAGCATAATCTCATTTACATGTTCGGACAAGAACATAAGGATCTCCGTGGACGTATCGCTCCGAATTTCACTCCTAAAGCCCTAGCTACATACACGTCGATTCAGCATAACATTATTCACAATCATCTCCTCAGATGGCTTGAACTCTCCGAATCAACGCCGACTGGATCTCCTATCAGTCTCCGTCTCTTATGCCGTGACATGAATCTCGAGACCTCGCAGACTGTCTTCGTCGGTCCTTACTTAAAGCCTGAAATGAAGGAAAGATTCAACAAGGACTACAATCTATTCAATGTAGGTGTGATGGCGTTACCGATTGATCTCCCTGGATTCGCTTTCCAGGAAGCTAGATATGGAGTCAAACGACTCGTTGAAACCCTAGCAGTTTGCGCAGAAAACAGTCAGGATACGATGAGAAAAGGAATTGAACCGATGTGTTTAATGGATTACTGGATGCAGGAAACCAATAGAGAAATGGAAGAAGCAAAAGCCGCCGGAATTCCCCCGCCGGCAAACAGTAGCAGTTTAGAGATCGGAGGTTACATTTTCGATTTCCTCTTTGCCGCGCAAGACGCCTCCACCTCCTCTCTCCTATGGGCGGTTACGCTTCTGGACTCGCATCCGGACGTACTCGAAAAGGTTCGGCGCGAGGTTACGTCGATTTGGAAATCTGAAACCGACGGGCCGATAACGACGGAGAAGCTAAAAGAGATGAAGTATACGGAGGCGGTGGCGCGTGAGGTTTTGAGAATTAAAGCGCCGGCGACGCTAGTTCCACACATTGCCGGAGAGGATTTCCAGTTGACGGAAAACTATAGGATTCCGAAAGGCGCGATCGTGTTTCCGTCGGTTTATGAATCGTCGTTTCAGGGATTCGTTGAACCGCATCGGTTCGATCCGGAGAGATTCATGGAGGAGAGACAGGAGGATCGTTTGTATAAGAAGAACTTTCTGGTATTCGGAGCTGGAGCTCATCAATGCGTGGGGCAGAGATACGCCATTAGACATCTGGTTCTGTTCATCGCCATGTTCACTTCCATGGTGGATTTCAAGCGTCATCGCACGGACGGCTGTGATGAACTGGTATACGTTCCCACCATCTGCCCTAAAGACGATTGCAAAGTGTTCCTATCCAAGAGAAGGTGA